ACACCATAACTGATAATTGGCCATCCAAAATTTTTGCCCTTTTGAACAACATTAATTTCATCACCACCTTTTGGACCATGTTCATGAACCCATATTTTACCTGAATATGGATTTTTTACCATGCCTTGGGGATTTCTGTGTCCGTAACTAAATATTGCCGTTTTTGCATTTTCTGTTCCAACAAAAGGATTGTCTTTAGGCACCGAACCATCAGCATTAAGTCTGTATATTTTACCACAGTCTCTTGTAATGTCTTGAGGATTTTCATCTCTATTTCCTCTGTCACCAACTGAAAAATATAGATACCCATCATTATCAAACTCAATTCGAGAGCCAAAATGTTGACCACGGCGTGAGTTTGGGCCAGCTTTATAAAGTCTTGTAACATCAATCAATTTATTGCCATCTAATTTTGCTCTTAATAATGCGGTATTACCACCATCACCATCGCCATCTTCAGAGGCATGTGTAATATATAACCAACCATTATTAGCATAATCAGGATGTAATTCTATGTCTAACAATCCGCCTTGCCCACGAACATATATATCAGGTAAACCTTCAATAGTTGTTTTTTTGCCATCTTTAAAATGAATAAGTTCTCCAGCTTTTTCAGTAATTAACATAGCGCCATCAGGCAAGAAAACCATACCCCAAGGAATATTTAGGTCTGGGACGACAGTTTCAGTCGAATAGTCAATATTTGTTGCAGCTTCGGCTTCTACAGAAGAGGTTGTGCCTACTTCGACCTGTGACTGTGCTTCTGCAATTTCAGGAGTTTCACTTTTTTTATTTTCCTTTTGACCACAAGAAGCACAAATAATGCTTAATGCTACGACGATAAGTTTTAACTGTTTCATGGCGATTAATTTTACTTTATAAAGTTAGTTATATTTTGTTTAAAACTGATAATTAATATTTAGGCCAGCATAATAGTTTATAGGATTTCCAGGGTAAAAATAGCGTGGTTGACTACCGCCAAAACCTCTAGCATTAATTAATATCTGAGAGGCATAGGCTTCGTCAAAGATATTATCTAGTCCATAGAATACATCAAATGTTAGCTTTCCTGAAAAACTTTTTCTGAAACCAACTTTTAGATTAGTCAAATTGTAACTATCGCTGTACAGACTATTACTATCTGTTATTGGCTGTCTGCCAATATGTTGGAAATTTATATTTGCATAAAAGCCGATTTCTGTGGCGAAGTCTAGTCCAGTGTTTACTATTTCAGATGGTACGCCAGTTAAATCATTTCCTGAAAAATCATTGTCGCCATCAACAAAATTTTCAAACTTATAATTGTTAAGACTATAGTTGAAGAATCCATTTAAAGTAAAACTTTCTTTATTAATTAAATTAGAGTTTAAAGAAATTTCTAAACCATCATGAAGTGTTTGTCCAGCATTTACACCAATAAACTGATCTTGTGTCGTTCGTCTTGCTACCAATAAGTTTTTGACATCCAATCTGTAAACGGATAAGTTGAATTGTAATTTGTTATTAAAAATTCCTCCACGAGTCCCAATCTCATAATTCCAACCTGTCTCTGGTTTTAATTCATTATTTATTTGTCCATTTGGCAGCAAAGTTTCTTCCAGTGAAATAGGAGAGAAGCCTTGACTAAAGCTTGTATATATGCTAACATTGTCTGAAACTAAATAGGATAAACCAATTTTAGGCGATAAAATGCCGTTAAAGTCAAATTGTCCTGATTGGTCTACATTGTTTGTAGAAGTAGGAAAATTATCTTCTAAATCGTAAGATGTTTGGTTGTAATTAAGACCAGCAACAAATGTTGTTTTTTCGGATAATTCATAATTAACTTCAAAAAATAAATTGAAGTATTTGCGATACTCTACAAAATTCGAAAGTTCATCGCCTTGAACACTTCCAGTACCAGCAGGAAAGTTTTGGTACAAGTTCTCAAATGTTTTGGATGAATAGCGGTCTTTAAAAAACTCACCACCAATTGTATATTTTAATGGCTTTTCAAGAAGTTGAAAATCTCCTATAAGTCGGCTTCTAACACCATATGCAAAGGTGTTTTCGTCTAAAACATTGAATGGTCTTGGTTCATACCCATTTCGAAATGAGGTAAAAACACTTGTAACTTGTCTAATATTTGGGTTATAAGTATGATTCCAACTTAATCCAAAAATACCACGTTGCGAATCTTCAAAACCCTGCGCCTGTGCCCAAGTAAATGCAGCAGCAGTTGGATTATTTTCAAAAGTATCTTGATTTATCGAGCTTGGTATAAATGCCTTTAAGTCGACGTAGCTCCCTAGAAAAGTTAATTCGTTTTTATCATCAATAAAGTGATTGGAAGTTAATGTAAATGTTTGTCTGTTATAATCATTATTATCTCTATAGCCATCAGAATTTGTAATACTGTAGACACCACGAAAACTATTTTTTGATATTCCGTGGTTAAAGTTTAAAGTCGATTTAAATAATCCAAAAGACCCAAAGGTTAATTCTGAATTTGTACTGGTTTCATTCAAATAAGCGTTTAGTGGATTTAGCTGGATTGTGCCACCTAAACCAGCTCCAAAAGCACTAGAAGTAGCACCTTTTGTGATATTCATTTGAGAAATTGTATTGAGTTCAAAATCTTCAATATTAGTTTCTCCGCTTCCATTAGTTAAAGGGATATCTTTAAAGTATGCTCTGATTTTAGAAGTGCCAAACAAGTTTCTAGAGCCAATTCCTCTGATAGTTAATCGATTTGTGTTTAATGCGCCACTCTGCATAAATACACCTGGAGTTCTATTCAATGCCTGAGAGATATTAATGTCGTTACCTAACTCAATTTCTTTTTGTGTAATAATATTAGTTGTGGTGACTGATTTTTTTAAAGTAGTAGGGATGTGATTGGCGTTTATAACAACTTCGTTTAATTCAGAAGGTTTAGATATTAGTTGAACTATTAAAAAATCTTCAGAGTCTATATTTATTGTAATGGTATTGTAGCCAATACTTTCAAAGAGATAATTACCCTTAGAATTGACTTCGAAATAACCAAACTCATCTGAAAACACTCGCTTTCCTTTACTATTATGTATTATTGATACGTTTGAGATTGCTATACTAGTTTGACTATCTATTACTTTTCCTTTGATTTGTGAAAACCCAGAAAAGCTAGAGTAAAATCCTATTAAAACTATTAGAGTTTTTAAAGAAAAAAAGAGTTGGTGTCTGATAATAATTTGATTTTAACAACACAAATTAACAGATATAAATCACTATCTCTTCTAAATTATTTGTTAAGGTTAAAAAGTTTTGAAATCTTAGTTGGTAAACTTTGTATTTTATCTATATTTGCACTCCTAAAATGATAACTATTCGGGGTGTAGCGTAGCCCGGTTATCGCGCCACGTTTGGGACGTGGAGGCCGCAGGTTCGAATCCTGCCACCCCGACAAAAAAAGCTGAACATCAATGTTCAGCTTTTTTTATTTGATTCTATTTATAACTTCAATTAATACGCTTATAATTTTCAGAGTACATCATGTTGCCATCTTCATCGATTTGTATTTGACTAAACTTATTTTCATCAACAACGAGTTTGTAATTAAATTCTTTTTTTTCGGCGATGACTTTGTTCATTACGCTTGATCCATATTGCATGATTTCTGTTAATGTAGAATCTGTTGCTGTATAACTGCCATAACCAAACCATTCGATAGAGTCAGTAGGCACTAATTTGCTCCACATTACCTTGTCTTTATTAAACATTTTTACTTGTCGATAACCTTCGTTGGTGTTAAAAGAGTCTGTAACCTTATTGTCTTTATAGTTATAGAAACCTATCATTTCCCAGTTGCCTTCTAATGGAGTTTGTTTTATTTCAGTCTTTATAATACTTGAGTTATCTGATTTTGGAATTGTAGATTTATCATTAGCACAAGATGAAATAAAAATTAGGAGTAATAGATAGTTGATGATTGTTTTCATTACATGTTGATTTGAAGAAGTTAATATTCAATAAGTTACAAAAAAATAAATAATGTGATTGGAAGTGATAAAATTTATGAATAAAACCATTGTTTCTGTTGATAACTTCTATGTAAGGTTTTAGGTAAAAAAACTACTTTTGTTTTGATAAAATGAATAAAATATGTCAGATACTATAGAAAGAGTAAAGTGCCTAATAATTGGCTCTGGTCCTGCAGGTTATACTGCAGCGATATATGCAGCAAGAGCAAATATGGCACCAGTTTTATATCAAGGAGAACAACCTGGTGGTCAATTGACGACAACTAATGATGTTGAGAATTTTCCAGGATACCCTGATGGGATTACTGGGCCAGAAATGATGATTCAGTTACAAAAGCAAGCCGAGCGTTTTGGAACTGACATACGTCACGGTTGGGTTGATAAAGTTGATTTTTCTGGAGATTTGCATAAAGTTTGGATTAATGGTGAAAAAGAAATCCATGCAGATACTATTATAATATCTACAGGAGCTTCTGCTAAATATCTAGGACTACCATCTGAACAAAAATATTTAAAATTAGGAGGTGGAGTTTCTGCATGTGCTGTATGTGATGGTTTCTTTTATAGAAATCAAGAAACGGTAATTGTAGGTGCTGGAGATTCTGCTTGTGAAGAAGCACATTACCTTTCAAAACTATGTAAAAAAGTGACTATGCTAGTGCGTAGAGATGAGTTTAGAGCATCCAAGATTATGGCTGCTCGAGTTCAAAATACTGAAAACATCGAAATCCTCTATAATACTGAAACAGAAGAAGTTTTAGGTGATGGACAAGTTGTAACTGGTGTTAGAGTTAAGAATAATGTCACTGGAGATGTTCATGAAATTCCAGCAACTGGCTTTTTTGTAGCTATTGGACATAAACCTAATACTGATATTTTTGAAGATTATTTAAATCTTGATGAAACTGGTTACATCATAAATGAAGTGCCAGGAACAAGCAAAACTAATGTCGAAGGTGTTTTTGTGAGTGGAGATGCTGCCGATCATGTATACAGACAGGCAATTACTGCTGCTGGAACAGGTTGTATGGCTGCTTTAGACGCAGAGCGTTATTTAGCATCAAAAGATGCTGATTTTGAAGTTGTGACTCCAACTTACAATTAGTTATATATAAAAAAAGCCGAAGAGTAATCTTCGGCTTTTTTTATGCTTTTAAAAATGAATTAGAATTAATTAAACAATCCTTTATTATTCATTTCCTTTTTTTGAAGTTTTGCAGTGTCAGAAAAGGTTTCTAAAATAATTTTTGGTTCGCCATAGACAAATGTTTCAGTGTTTCCGGAGGCATTAAGTTTAAGCTCAGTAGTTATGTTAAGCGTAGCATCACTATTACTTTCTATCAAAACATTTGCGTTTTGTATGGTGAATGCTTTACCAATAAATTTTGCTGAATTATCTAAACGTAAGGTTGAGTTTTCTGTATCACCTTCGATTGTTGCGTCTGCATTTTGATATAAATCAAAACTTGTAGTTTTACTATTTAATAATGCATCTAGTTTACTATTGTCACTCATTATAAAAGAGGAACTATCTGCTGTTATATTAAGCCTGCTTTTAGTCCTATTTGATGCAGTAAAACTAAAGTTTGTAGCTTTTAAGTTGAGGTAGGCTCTTGAATTATTGTCTATTTTAAGTTTAAAATCATTTAGTTCCATAGATGTTAAAGAGCGTAATTCTGCACTGTCGTAAAGCTCTACATCTTCAAGATTGTCGCTATAATTTACAGTTATAATAAGCTTCTTTTTTGATGTAATACGTTTAGAAGTACTAATCGATAAAGTACCATCACTAACATTTATATCTATAATTTCATGAAGATTATCATCAGCTTCAACTTCGACAGAAGATTTGCTATTGTAAGCAATTTTGACTTCAAAATCATTTTTGATAATTAAAGTATTAAAACCATCAATGTAAGTTTGTTTTACTGTAACATCTCTATTTCCTTTTATTTTTTCAGCTTTTTGTGCATAGCTAATGGATGTTAAACCAATAAGGAATACGAAAGCATAAATAACTTTATTTGCTGTCATTATATTTAGATTTAAAACTTTGATCTTTGTAATTATACGTATTTTTTGAATTCAAAGACGTTTATAAAATAAATATATACAAAAACCATCCCAAACAGTATTGTGTTTGAGATGGCTTTTATAAACTGAATTGGTATTCAGGATTGATTGGTCGATTGGTTGATTGAAGTCTAGTCTTTTCTGATACTACCTGAAACTCCAGCATTTTTATTTACTTTCTCTGGATTACCAGAATACTTAATGCTCGCTCCGCTTGTTGCGCTAGCTGTTAATTCTTTTGAGGTATTTACCGTAATGTTAGCACCACTTGTTGCAGAAACTCTAGTAGTTTGTGCTTCAAGGTTATTTGCTTTAATGTAGCTTCCGCTTGTAGATTCTGCTCTAAGGTTGTTAGTCTCACCACTGACTTTAATGCCTGCGCCACTTGTAGTTTGACAAATTAGTTTTTCGGTAGAAACGTCAGCGTTGATGTGGCTTCCGCTTGTGCTTTCTAAATCTAATTCTTCAGTTGTTAAGGTGTTTTCAACCATAACGTAAGCACCACTTGAAGTTTCGATACTATTTAAGTTTTTAACCGTTAGAATTACTTTTTTAGAACTTGATGATTTGATATTTTCATTTGACGAAATTCTTAAAATACCATTATCTTCATCTACTTCAGTAGTAATAACGTCATGTAAATTTTCATCTGCTTCTACCTTTAAAGCTACAGAGTTTCCTTGAGTTAATTCTACTTCAATACCTCTGCTTACTTTGATTCTGTCAAAATCTTCTAATATACTTCTAGTTTCAGTAATGACATTTCCGTTGCCTGAAACTCCAGGTCCAAAATTAATGTCAAAGTTGCAGGACGTCATAAAAAGTGCTACGATACCAGCTGCGATAATTCTTGCTAATGTGCTCATGATTGTTTGTTTAATTGATGATTTATTGTTTGGTAGCTTTTTCTACCATTTTTCCATTTTGGTTGACTATTATTTCTCTAGTTTCACCATTTTTATCTAATATAAATTCAAATACTAAAGGTGCTTTAGGGTGTGCAAATTTATTTTTTGCTATTGCTGTTAATGTGGTCTCTAGACCTTCTGCTTTAATAAATAGTTTGTTATTTTCTAATTTAATGATAACATCTCCACTATATTGGGCTTTATAATTACCACTATATTTCACCAACAGTTCTTTGGATACAGTAACTTCTTCTATGCTTTGTACAACTTCTTTTGAAACGTGATTGTAACTAATCACACGTTTTATTTTCCACACGTTATTTTCTAAAATCCATAAGTGCGAAAACAATGCGTAATTATTACTTTTCTCATAAGTCATAGTTTTATCTGGCGAAAAGAAATGTTTTCCATTTTGCAAAGCACCATAAAGCGTATCGTTGTTATATAGCGGAAATACTTCTAAACTTCCTTCTACAAGGAAACGATAAGGTTTTTCTGTATTGTTTGGCTTGCAAAGTCCATTTTTCATTACAGAAATAAATTCTGCTTTAGAATTTGTTATTCCACTTTTATCATGGTAAAACTCTAAATCGTCAAACATTAATTTTGCACTTTTCTCGATTTTACATTTATTGAATCCTACTTTAAAGAGTATGCTATCATTTGATTTTAAAGTTTTAAAAAGCTCTGAATTTTTGTTTACTTGCGCAAATGCAATATCGGAGTTGATTAGTAATCCGATAATGCATACTGCAAGTAATTTGATTGATTGATTCATTTTTGATTGATTCGTTTTTTAAAACAGTTCAAATATCTAAAAGATGATAGGTTGATTGAATTTTAAATACCTGAACTGTTGATTGATTGGTCTGAATTGTTAATTATCGTTTTTTGATTTGATTTCTACACCGTTTTTGTCATCTATTTTTACTTGAATATCCGAACCGTTTGCCTTGATGCCATCCGAATCTATTTTTAGTTTTACGCTATCTCCAGTTTTTATGACGATGCCTTCTTCAGAATTAATTTTCAATGATGTCTTGTCATTATTACTAAAGTTTGTGGACTTACTTTCATTGACTTCATTGTACTCGCAGTCCAAGCATTCAACTTCGTTTTGTTTTACTTTTAGATACTTACCGTAGTTAGTATTGTATATGATACTATTATAACTTCGATATGTTCTTCTGATGTATCTACTTAAATCTTTGTCGACTATTAGCGTGCTGCCTTCTGGCAAATAGACAATAATACGGACTTGTTGTTCACTATATTTATTGTCTACATCTGTGGTATGGTAGGCTTCAAGTTTCAATTCTTTATTAGCAAATCCATAACTATAATTTATGTTGTCTGCACGTTCTTTAGCTACTCTGTAACTACTACCGCTAGCTTCTTTGACAATTGTAATTTTTGCAACAGAATCTGTTGTTGAATAGACTATCAGTTTAATATCGTTTGATACAATTTTCCGACCTTCATCGTCTTCAATCAGTTTAAAATTATTGTGATTTCTATAATAGTAATTATCATAGCGGTCGTATCCAGCTACACTAATTTTTAAAGTATCATTAGCTGTAATACTAAGTTCTTTTTTTGAAACAGTTTCTGCATCAAAAGCATGCTCTGAGGCTTGTTTAATTCCTGTAACTATTAACCCTAAAATTGAAATAATCCATAATCCTAGTAATGTGAATTTTGCTGGATTCCCAATAGATTTCAAATTATTCACTAATATTTTTAATCCTAAATAAAATAGAAAGAAAAACGGAATACCAATAGCTAAAAACAAAAGCAGTGACATTAACCAAATTGGAATATTAGCAGCATTACCAATCTCTAAAAAATCTATTCCAGGGAAATGAATAACATCTGTAACTCCAACTGTAAAAAATCCTACTAATAAAGCAATTAATGTACTAACACCAACTATAATCATTATAATCCCAAAGAATTTTGCGAAAATCTTAAGAAAGAACATAATTATGTCTCCGATAGTCTCAAAGAAGTTGCGAGATTTATTTTTTAAGCGATTACTTTGCTTATCAAAATCGACACTTTTTACTGTTTCAGAAATATTATCTGCAACGTTTTCAAACCCTTCTTTTAGGTTATCACTGTGTTTTTTGAAATCTACATTTTTTAGCTTATCAGAAACGCTATCAAAACCGTCTTTAATTTTTTTTTCGATGTTACTGATGTTTACAGCTTCTCCGGTCATTGTTAACTTTTCGGCAGTCGTTTTTGCCTCAGGTATTAATGCCCAACAAATAAGATATATGATAATGAATGTTCCTCCAGAAAGGAATGTAAATAACACCCATAGTAAACGTACCCAAATCATATCTATGCCTAAATAATGGCTAAAACCTGATGCTACACCACCAACGTAAGAGTTGTCTGTGTCTCTGTATAAGGTTTTATTCGGACCTGATTTGGTTTGTCTTTTTTGTTGTGGCTCGTCTTCAAATATCTCGTCATCAACCAAGTAGTCTTCTGGTTGCCCCATTATGGTAATCACCACGTCTACGAGTTTAACACCCACAACTTGTTTATCATTTTGTATACGTTCGCTAAATAATTCTGCGATACGTGCTTCGATATCAGAAATAATTTCTGAACGACCTTGAGAGTCTGTAAATGAACGTTTTATAGCCTCAAGATAGCGCTGTAACTTAAGATATGCATCTTCATCAATATGGAAGAATATCCCTGCTAAATTTATATTGACTGTTTTATTCATTTTTTTGGTGTTTTTGTACTTGTGACTAGGTTAACTGCGTTTTGTAATTCACTCCAAGTAGTGTTTAACTCTTTAAGAAATAATTTTCCTGTTTCTGTAAGACCATAATATTTTCTTGGTGGTCCTGAGGTTGATTCTTCCCAGCGATAATTGAGAAGACCTGCATTTTTTAATCTTGTTAATAGCGGATATATCGTCCCTTCTACAACAAGCATTTTTGCGTCTTTTAGCGTGCCTAGAATCTCTGCAACGTAAGCGTCTTCATCCTTTAGAATGGATAAAATGCAGTATTCTAAAACGCCTTTTCGCATTTGTGCTTTTGTGTTTTCTATCTTCATATTCTTATGAGATTAAATTTTAATAAACTGTTCATTTTTTGATTGATTTGATTTTTATACTGAAAATAAATTCAGCATAGATTGATGAAATTATTTTAAAAACTTGATTGTTAATGGGTACTGAAACTCTTTTCCGTCTCTTGCGGAAAGGCTGGCTTTTACAATTAAGGCCAACTCGATTAAGAAGCCCAAAAAAGCTAAAACACCTAATCCACCTGTTATATAGAGTAGAGGTGATGGTTTACCAATATTAATATGAAAATCATAAAAACCACTGAAATTGATAAAATCAATACCATTAAAAACCTTAAAGATGAAAAACGGAATACTTATCGTACCAATAATTAGGGCATATAGTAAAACACTTATCTGAAAGTTTATTGCTTGCTTACCGTGCTTATCTACAAAATCTGATTTTTCTTTATTAACCTGCCATAAAACGATTGGTCCAATAAAGTTTCCAAAGGGTATTAAAAATCTTGAAAAGGTCGATAAATGTATAAACGTGGCAATATTTTTATGGTGGTCTGTCGTCATGATTTAAAAGTATATAATAGTTTCTTATGCAAATATATGTCTTTAAAAAGGTATTATGTTACGCATGGTACTAAAAATTAACACTTTATTAACATTTTAGATTAGGCTAAAATGATGGTTGTCTTAGTAATAACAATGGCTTCAGAGTAAGTCTCTTAAATGTAATAACTGTAGTTGATAATAAATTACCTTTTAAGATATAGATGTTCTCTTATTAAAAAGAGAGCTATTGTAGCAAAAATTAAGAGTAGTAATAATAACATAATAAAGTGAACTATATTAATATAACAGTCAAAATCTCAAAACACCTACCAATGATAAGTTCACTTGTATTAAATGTTTATATTGCTATAACTATTATTAAAATTTAAAATATTTTATAGATGAATATTACGCCTTCAAAACTCAATAAGTTTATAATGTTTAAGCTACCTGCAGCATATTTTACAGGAGTAAGAACAACATATCTAGATGATGTTAAGTGTATAGTTAGTGTAAAGCATCGTTGGATCAATCAAAACCCCTTTAATTCTATGTTTTGGGCAGTACAAGGCATGGCAGCAGAGCTTACAACGGGTGCATTAGTCATGAAAAAAATAAAAGAAAGTGGTAAAAAAGTATCAATGTTAGTTGCTAATAATAATGCATCATTTACAAAAAAGGCAACAGGTAGGATTACATTCGAATGCTCTGAAGGTTACAAAATCGACGAGACTATTAAAAAAGCCATAGAGACAAAAGAAGGACAAACAGTTTGGCTTAATGCTAAAGGTGTAAATAATGAAGGAGTTGAAGTGTCTAATTTTAATTTTGAATGGACATTAAAAGTTAAGAGTTAATAATTTTTGTAACAAAACCTCAGTGAATTCAACATATAGTTAATCAACAAAAAACAATCAATAAAATGACAGCACACGAAATTGACTATCGTATTTACGGAGAAGAAATGCAATATGTAGAAATAGAACTAGACCCGCAAGAAGGTGTTATTGCAGAATCTGGTAGCTTTATGATGATGGACGATGGTATTAAAATGGATACCATTTTTGGAGATGGCTCACAGAAAGATAAAGGCTTTTTAGGAAAAATATTAGGCGCAGGAAAACGAATACTTACTGGTGAGAGCCTTTTTATGACAGCGTTTTATAACGACTTAGTTGGTAAACGTAATGTGTCATTTGCATCTCCATATCCGGGAAAAATCATTCCTATTGACCTAACAGAGTTTGGTGGTAAGTTTATTTGTCAAAAAGATGCATTTTTATGCGCAGCAAAAGGCGTAAGTGTTGGTATTGAATTCTCAAAAAAATTAGGAAGAGGCTTGTTTGGAGGCGAAGGTTTTATTATGCAAAAGTTAGAAGGCGATGGTATGGCATTTGTTCACGCTGGCGGAACAATGGCCGAGCGAACATTAGAAGCAGGAGAAACAATGCGAGTAGATACTGGTTGTATTGTTGGTTTTACCCAAGATGTCAATTATGATATTGAATTTATTGGTGGGATTAAAAATTCCATTTTTGGAGGCGAAGGTTTGTTTTTTGCAAAGCTAGAAGGTCCAGGAAAAGTATATATTCAATCATTGCCTTTTAGCCGATTAGCTGATCGTGTGATTGCGTCTGCTCCAAAATCTGGAGGAAAAGGTAGGGGAGAAGGTAGTATT
This DNA window, taken from Winogradskyella sp. PC-19, encodes the following:
- a CDS encoding DUF4442 domain-containing protein; translation: MNITPSKLNKFIMFKLPAAYFTGVRTTYLDDVKCIVSVKHRWINQNPFNSMFWAVQGMAAELTTGALVMKKIKESGKKVSMLVANNNASFTKKATGRITFECSEGYKIDETIKKAIETKEGQTVWLNAKGVNNEGVEVSNFNFEWTLKVKS
- a CDS encoding TIGR00266 family protein; protein product: MTAHEIDYRIYGEEMQYVEIELDPQEGVIAESGSFMMMDDGIKMDTIFGDGSQKDKGFLGKILGAGKRILTGESLFMTAFYNDLVGKRNVSFASPYPGKIIPIDLTEFGGKFICQKDAFLCAAKGVSVGIEFSKKLGRGLFGGEGFIMQKLEGDGMAFVHAGGTMAERTLEAGETMRVDTGCIVGFTQDVNYDIEFIGGIKNSIFGGEGLFFAKLEGPGKVYIQSLPFSRLADRVIASAPKSGGKGRGEGSILGGLGDLLDGDNRF